A stretch of DNA from Thalassospiraceae bacterium LMO-SO8:
GTCGATGGGATCGGGAACGGGTTCGTCCAGGTCGTCCGATTTGCTGTCAGCCATGATGTGCTCCTTTGCAACTGACGCTTGATCCCGATTATCACGCAAAACCCGTGCCGATACCTCTATGACTTACGTATAGGGTATTGAATCTGTTTAATTTCTTCCGGGGGTCAAATTTTGAATTCCCGGGGATCGATAATGCGCGGCGGCACCTGCGGCGCCTTCAGGGGCGGCTGCGGCGGCGGTTGGATTTCCACGTTGAGGTCGCCCAGGTCTTCCGGCCCCTGCCTGGAAAACGGATTGGTGATGATCAGCACCGAATTGCGCCGGACGGCGTCTTCCAATCCGTCCTGCAACTGTTCGGCGAAACGCGGGTTCCACGGAATCGAATAGTACCGGGGGGCGGTCTCCTCAGGCAGGCGAAGCCACAGGTAGATGGCCTGGCCCTCGTCGAAATCGACGCCGAGCACGATGGCCTTGTCCCGCGTCCGTTCGTACCAGGCGTATTCCATGGGCTTGGGCCGCGACAAAAGCTCAATCAGCTGGACATAGGCCAGCGGCAGGAACAGCGAGACGGCGGCGACCGCGACGAAGCGCACCCAGGTCCGGCGCGGCGCCCATACGGCGAGCGCCCCCAGAACGAAAGCCGTCAGGGTCATCGCCGCGAAGATATAATAGATGATGTCCATGGCCGGTTTCCTTGCCTGGGCCTCAGTGCAATTCGGTGATCAGGGGCTTGCGCAGCTTACTAACGCTGCCTTCGACCAAGTGCCCCTCGCCGTCCAGGCGAAACCGGAAGGCTGTCTCCTCCTGGTTCTTGCCGCGCAGTTCGACCGTGGTTGCGGCGATCTGTTCCGCTTCCTCCAACGGCCGCTTGACGCTCACGACCACCCGCACCGGCACCGTCACCCCCCTGGGCAGCGGGCCGTACATATGAACGTTGACCACGTATTCGCCGGCGGGGACGCCGCGGCTGTAGGTCATTTCGTAATTGCGGTCCGTGGCGTCGCCTTCGATCCCAAGGTCGTCGCGCAGCAGGTTGAAGGTCAGGCCCGACTGGTTCCAGAACCCGACGGGCAGTTCGTTCGGCGCCTTGACCCACAGATCGACGTCGTAGGGCATGTCGTTCGGCCAATGCATTTCGACCATCACGTTGCCGGGCGCCTTGGCCTCTTCCCGCTGTTCCTGGGGTGGCTGCAAATGCGGCAGCAGCATCACCACCATGGCGACGAAGCCGATCAGGGCCAGCAGGATGACGTCCCGGAAAACGGTGCCGGCGGTATCTTCGTCGTCGAAAGTATCGAGTTCTTCCATGACGCTGTGTGGCGGCGTGCCGCCCCTTCCCCCGTCTATTCGGCGGCCCGGCGCCGGGTGGCGGCGGCAGGCAACGGGGCCTGCAAGGCGGCGGTCAGCAGCCGCACCGTGCCCGTGGTCAGAATGCGGTGATTGACGATGAGCCAGACATAGAGGATCGAGCCGACCAGCGTCGTGTTGAGCGCCACGGACATACCGCTGATCAGGGTCGCGACCATGGCGCCGACCTTGTTGGCGTCGGACGCGGCCGTCGGATCGACGCCCGACAGCGCGATGATGAAGCCGATGACCGTGCCGATCAGGCCCAGCAGGACCAGGGAATTGGCGATGTGACGGACCACGACGATGCGGTTGGACAGGGTCAGGCGCAGGATCTGCGCCGCGCGGTCGGCCTCCCGATCGTCGTCGGCGGCAAGGGCGGCCATGTAGGCCACGGCCGGTGACCCGGCCGACAGGCGGCCGTCCTCGACCTCGACCGTCTGGCGGCTGGTCTGCCACACCTTCCACGCCGCCAGCGCCGTGCCGTAGGCGAACACGGCGCAGATCACGCCGGTCAATTCGAGAAGCGGAGCATCGATGATGGGATCGAGCCAGCCCTGAAGATAAGCGGCCCCGACAAACCCGAGGGCGATCACGTTGACCAAAAGGAAATGCGCGACAAGCAGATATCGGTACAGCACCGTCAGACCACTCCCCTGCATCGGGGGTGCGGTCATCCGCACCCGGGAACGCCGCCCTTATACCACGATCTTCTCATGCAGATCGCGATTTCAAACGCACCTCACGCAATTGCGATCCGCCGTCGTCCTTTCCCCCGCCGATGGAAATCCTTGGCCCCCGGGCGGGGCGGCGGGTAATCTCTGGCGCAAAGAAGAACACGTCAACAATCCAGCGACACCAGGGAGCGCGATCCATGACGCCGGGCGCCCGCGTACAGGCCTGCATTGAACTGTTGGCGCAGATCGCCGCCGAGGCGCAGGACGCCAGCGCCGTCATCGACGCTTATTTCCGCACCCGCCGCTATGCCGGGTCCGGCGACCGTCGCACCGTGACACACCGCGTCTATGAAAACCTGCGTCATCGCGCGCGTCTGGACTGGTGGATTCAGCGCACGGGCGTGGCCCTCGATTCAACACCGCGCACCCGCGTGCTGGCCCAGATGGCGGTCTACGAGCGGGTGTCGCCGGACGAGTTGGCGCGCCAGTTCTCGGGCACCCGGCACTGTCCGCCGACCCTCAACAACCGGGAACAGGAACTGGCGGAATCCCTTTACGGCCGCCCGCCCATGCACATCGACATGCCCGACTGGGTGCGCCTGGAATACCCGTCCTGGATGGGGCCCTCCTTACGCGCCATCTTCGGGCCGCGGCTGGAAATGGAACTCCAGGCGCTGAGCCAGACCGCGCCCGTGGACCTGCGCGTCAACACCTTGAAGGCGACGCGGGAACAGGTGCAGGCCGCCTTGACCGGCGACGGCATCGAGGTCGAACCGACGCCGCTGTCCCCCCTTGGCCTGCGCTTGCAATCCCGCGCCCGGCTGGGCGGCACCCATGCCTTCAAGCACGGCCTGTTCGAGGTTCAGGACGAGGGCTCGCAGCTCATCGCGCTGCTGGCCGGCGTGCGTCCGGGCATGACCGTCATCGACTATTGCGCCGGGGCCGGCGGCAAGACCCTGGCCATGGCGGCGGCCCTGGGCCCGGCCGCCAGGTCGGAGGCGGAGGCCGGCGCGCCGCGCGGCCGCCTGATCGCCTGCGACGTATCGCGCTACCGCATGGACCGCATGGCGCCGCGCCTGAAACGCGCCGGCGCCGACATGGTGCGCCGGCAGGTCGTCGCGGCACGCGACGACAGCTGGGTCAAGGCCAACCACGAAATGGCCGATCGGGTGCTGGCCGACGTGCCCTGCACGGGCACGGGGGCCTGGCGGCGCAACCTGGACGCCAAATGGCGGTTCCGCCCCGACGACCTGGAACACCTGATCGAAATGCAACGCCTGATCATGGTTCAGGCGGCATCCCTGGTGGCGCCCAAGGGCCGGCTGATCTACGCGACCTGCTCTCTCCTGCGCGAGGAAAACGAGGAACAGATCGACTGGTTCATGGCCGAGGTTCCCGGTTTCCGGGTTCTGCCGCTGGCCGAGGTCTGGACGGAAACCGTCGGCGGGCCGCTGCCCAACGAAGGCGATTTTTTACGCCTGTCACCGGCATCAACGGGAACCGATGGATTTTTCTGCGCAGTTCTGGGAAAATCAGCTTAACATTGTATACAAAACTAGTCTGCCGGAGAGGAAACCATGCCCACCACGACCAACGACAACCTGCAACCCGCTCAAGGTGCTTCATGTTGGACCGGCCCGCAGTTGGCCGGATCCCGTTCCTGGATCGTCGAAATGTCCGACGCGGACCGCACCGCCGTCATGGGTGCGCTTGACGCCAGCGCCGGCTGCGATCCCTTGACGATGACCGCCGATGATTTTCCCGTCGGCGCCTTTGCCGAGAACCTGGCCGACCTGCGCCGCGAGGCCGCCTTCGGCACCGGATTCTTCCTGTTGCGCACCGGACTGGGGAATTTGGACGAGGAACAGGCCCGGCGGATGATCTGGGGCATGGGCCAGTATCTGGGCATTCCGCAAATCCAGGACGCCCGCCGCACCCTGCTGCACGATGTCCGCGACACCGGCGCCAACCTGCAAAAGCAGGCCGACGTGCGCACCTATCAGACCAACGAGGCACAGCCCTTCCACAACGACGGCGGCGACATCTTCGCGCTGCTGTGCCGGCGTCAGTCGACGGGCGGCGGCAAGTCCCTGATCGTCAGCGCCCATACCGTGTTCAACGAAATCCTCCGCCGCCGGCCGGACCTTGCCAAGGTGTTGACGGAGCCGTTCTATTTCGACGCCCGCGGCCAGGCCCTGCCCGGCCGGCCCTGGTATCAGGCCCTGCCGATATTCCAATTCCATGGCGGGCACTGGTTCGTCATGTACAAGCGCCATTACATCGAACTGGCCCAGCGGTCCGACGAAATCCCGCGTCTGACCGACGCCCAGATCGAAGCCATGGACCTTTTGGACGCGCTTTGCGACGACCCGGCGTTCCATCTGTCGTTCGAAATGTCGCCGGGTGACCTGGTGGTCGGCAACAACTTCACCACCCTGCACGCCCGCACCGCCTTCACGGACCCCGATCCGGCGTCCGGCGAGAAACGGCACATGTTGCGCCTGTGGCTCGGCATCGAAGACGGCCTGGCCTTGCCCCCGGCCTTTGCGGAAACCCGGGAATTCGGCCCCCTTTTCGAAACGACACATCGCATCGCGATATAAAATTTCTTCCGTTGACACAATACCGGAACTTTATTATCGAGATTAACGGTTCGTTATGGTATTGTTGCTACGCTACCAGAAGGTGGAAACGCCTTGTGTGGCGGAGACGTCGGACGAGGCATCGGCGCCAGGGTTTGGAACCTTGGCCCGGGTTGTTCGTTCATCGGGAGAAGACAGATGAAACAGGCCCAGCACACGCAAGCCCCCCGCGAAAGCGATCATCCGTTGGAAGGCCCGCACCCGACCGACTGAGGCCGGGGCCGTTCTTTCCGGATGTTCCCACGTCCGGGCTGCGCTTTAACCGATTCCGGCACGCCGCTTCAACGCTGACGTCAACCGGACAAGTGGGTTCATCACGGGGCCACCGCCGCATCGTCCGCCGGTGCAGACATTCTCCCGCCTTTCCGCTAAAAATCTCAAACGAGGCCCAACACCCAGGGAGCACGCCATGAGTTCCTTCGAAGACGACCTGCGCCGCCAGCAACAGTTCCTGCGCAAGGCGGAGATGCTGATTTCCCAGGCCAACCGCGAAATCATCGGCCCGATGATTCCCGAAATCACCGAGGCCCGGGTCATCAACTTCGCCCGCGCCGTCGCCCATCTGCGCGGGCGCTACCTCCAAGCGGCCTTCAATATCTCCAACGTCGCCGACGGCGAAGCGCCCTCCGACGCCGAGATCACCAACCTGCGCAAGTACCGCGACATTTACGAAGAAGCCAAGAAGGCTTATGAGGAACTCACCCACGCCATCGAACGCGGCTACATCCACATTGCCGAATAAGACCAGCCCGAAAGACTGAATTCTCCCATCATGGACCACGCAGCCCTTGCCCAAGACGTGGCGGCCCTCGCCGCCAAAGCCCAACGCCTGGAAACCCCCGGCCCCAACGGCCCCGCGGTCTGGCACCGCTGGGAAGGCGGCGGCCCGACCCTCGTGCTACTGCACGGCGGATGGGGGTCGTGGACCCACTGGTACCGCTCGATCCCCCTGCTGACCCCCCATTTCACGCTGCTCGCTCCGGACACCCCCGGCTTCGGCGACAGCGGCGCCCCGCCCAAGCCGACCGCGCCGGACGACATCGCCGATATCCTGGTCGCCGGCCTGGACCAGCTTGTGCCGGCGGGCGAGACCTTCCATCTGGCCGGGTTTTCCTTCGGCGGCCTGATCGGCAGCGTCGTCGCGTCGAAGACGCCCGGCCGCTGCCGCAGCTTCGTCATGGTCGGCGCCAGCGGCTTCGGCGTGCTGCACGCCCCGCCCCAGGGCACGGCCCTGGCCGAGGACGGCATGACCGACGACGAGATCGACGAATTGCAGCGCCGCAACCTGCAAATCCTCATGATGCGCGACCCCGCCAACATCGACGATCTGGCCGTGCACATTCATCGCCGCAACCTGGAACGCGGGCGCATCCGCTCGCGACCGATCTCGCTGACCGACCGGCTGCTGCGCGCCCTGCCCGACATCAAGGCATCCATGGCCGGCATCTGGGGTGAATACGACATCACGGTGATGGGCCAGGAAGGCCTGGACAAGCGCCGGGAAATCATCCGCAGCTTCCAACCCGAGGCGCCCTTCCACGTCATCAAGGGCGCCGGCCATTGGGTGATGTACGAAGCGGCGGAGGAATTCGCCGACACCCTGACGGGCACCCTGAAGACCCTCGCCCCCTACTGACCCGCCCTTAAGCCGTTGCGTCGTCCCCGTCCTCGGCCAATAATCGAGGCGAGGGAAGCAACGGAGGCATTGGGCGATGGCGGGCGTGCTCGACACCCTGACGGATTTGTATCGGGAGCAGATGGCGCGTCATCAGAACCGCCCATTCCTGGAGGCCGTGATGTCGGCCGCCGCCCTGGTCTGCGCCGCCGACGGGCAGGTCACCTTTCCCGAACGCATGCGCCTTGACCAGATCGTCGAGGCGATCAAGCAGTTGCAGGTGTTCGACCCGCATGAGGCCGTCGATCTGTTCAACGACTACACGGCGGACATCCAGGACGATCCCAAAACAGGGCGCGAGGCCGCGTTCCGGCGCATCGAACCCGTGGCCGACAACCCCGAAACGGCGTCGCTCATCCTGCGCGTCTGCATGGGCATTCTGGAGGTCGAGGGCGAAGACAACCTGACCGAACAGATCGAGGTCGTCAGCCTGTGTTCGCGCCTCGGCATCGACCCGAAGGACCTGGGCCTCTACGTCGACGACCTGCCGCACATCCCGGACGAAAAGGCGTAATCCGCCCATGGAAGCGATAACGTGGAACCGTTGACCGCCCTCGCCGTCGCCCTGGGCTCCGCCTGGGGCAGCGGGCTGAACCTTTACGCCACCGTGCTGGTGCTGGGCGGGCTCGACGCCTTCGGCGTGATCTCCCTGCCCGACAGCATGGCCGTGCTGTCCTCGACCTGGGTGCTGGCGGCGGCGGCGCTGTTGTATTTCATCGAGTTCTTCGCCGACAAGATCCCCGGCCTGGATTCCATCTGGGACCTGATCCACACCTTCATCCGCATCCCGGCGGGCGCGCTCATGGCGGCGGGCGCCGTGGGCGGGCTGGATTTCATGAACGACGAATTGCAGACCGTGGCCGCGTTGCTCGGCGGCGGCATGATCGCCGCCGGGACCCACGCCGCAAAGGCGGGGGCGCGGGCCGTCATCAATACGTCGCCCGAACCTTTTTCCAACTGGGGCATGAGTCTGTTCGAGGATGTCCTGGTGTTCGGCGGCCTGGCGCTCGCCCTGTTCAACCCGGTCGCCTTCCTGATCGGGCTCGGCCTGTTCGCCCTGCTGGTGATCTGGCTGGTGCCCAAGATCTGGCGCGGCATCGCCCGGTTCTTCGGCGGCTACAAGGACCCGGAAAGCCTGCGCCATCCGAAGGAAAGCATGGCGGGCATGGGATCGGCCGGGTTTTCCGGCGGCCCCGGCGACTGGGCGCCGCCCGATGGCAGCGGTCCCGGGGACGCGCCCACCGCCGGCACGACAGACATCGCCAAGCGGCCCGGAACGGATCCTGCGCCTTAAACCACGTTGGTCGGCGATCCCTTTTTGAAATTCTCGATGTTCTGGATCAACTGTTCCGCCATGGCCGCGCGGGCCGTGTTTCCGGCCCAGGCCGTATGCGGCGTCAGGATGAAATCGGGCCGCCCGACCAGGGCCATGAAGGGGTGATCGGCGGGCGGCGGCTCGCTTGACACCACGTCCATCCCCGCCCCTGCGATCAGGCCGTCGGTCAGGGCCCGGACCAAGGCGTCCTCGTCGATCAGCCCGCCCCGGGCCGTGTTGATGACCAGGGCCGTGCGCTTCATGCGCTTGAATTCATCCAGCCCGATCATGCCGCGCGTTTCCGGCGTCAGGGGGCAATGCAGGGTCAGCACGTCCGCCGTCTCGATCGCCTCGTCCCAGGGGATCAGGGGGGCTTCCGGCGCCGCCACGCCCTTGCGGCCGACGAACACGATCTCCATCCCGAAGCCCTTTGCAATCGTGGCGACGCCCTGGCCGAGCGAGCCCCGCCCGACGACGGCGAGCCGCGTGCCGTACAGGTCGCGCAGTTCGTGGGTGAAAAAGGTGAAGGTGCCGGCGTCCTGCCACTTGCCCGCCTTGACGTCGGCGAGATAGCCGATGATCTGGCGCCGCAGGGTGAGGATCAGGCCGAAGGCGTGTTCGGGCACCGAATGTTCCGCATAGCCGCGCACGTTGCACACGGTAATGCCCCGCGCCTTGGCCGCCGCCAGATCGATGATGTCCGTGCCCGTGGCGCAGACGGCGATCAGCTTCAACCCCGGTGCCGCGTCCATGTCGGCGGCCCCCACCTTGACCTTGTTGGTGACGACGATGGCCGCGTCCTTGATGCGGTCCGCGACCGCGCCCGGCCTGGTTTCGTCGTGATCCACCCATTGATGGGGAAAACCGGGGGCGCGTAACGTCGTGCCGGGGGCAAGGGACCCGTGGTCGAGAAAGACGATGGTATCGGTCATGGCGGGGACTTTCAGGCTGGGAATCACACCCCGTACTTATCGACGGCCCGGTCGTTCCATTCAATGCCGATGCCGGGTTTTTCCGCAGGGTGGCAATGGCCGTCGACCACCGGCAGCCCCTCGACCAGGACCGGTTCAGCCCAGTCCACGTATTCCAGCCAGTGGCGGGTCGGCGTCGCGGCCAACAGGTGCACGCTGACTTCGGGGTACAGATGGCTGGAGATCGGCAGGTGGGCCGCCGCCGCCAGCTTGGCCGCGCCCAGCCAGCCGGTGACGCCGCCGATCTTGCCCGCGTCGGGCATGAAGTAATCGCAGGCGCCGGCGGCCATGCATTTCGCCATTTCGCCGGGGAACCAGCAGTTCTCGCCGGTCTGGATTTTCGTCTTCACCACCGCGCGCAGCGCCGCATGGCCGTAGAAGTCGTCGTAATGGACCGGCTCCTCGACCCAATAGAGCCCCTCACCGTCCAGCGCCTTGACCCGGCGGATGACCTCTTCCACGTCCTGGCTTTGGTTGTAGTCGCTCATCAGGGGCGCGTCGGGGCCGATCGCGGCCTTGACCGCGCGGGTCACGGCGACGTCTTCCGCCAGCGTCGGATAGCCCAGGCGCAGCTTGACCGCGTTGAAGCCTTCGTCGAGAAGCGCCCGCGCCTCCACCGCCGCCGCCTCGGCCCCGATCATGCCGAGGCCCTTGGAGTTGTAGGCGGGGATCGCCACCGCCTCGGCCTCCAAAAGCCGATAGAGCGGCAGGTTCCGGGATTTCCCGAGAGCATCCCACAGCGCCATGTCGAGGCCGGAGATCGCCTGCCCCGCCACCCCCTTGGCGCCCAACAGGCGGAAGGCGGCCCAGAGTTCCGCCTGAACCGCCCGAGGGTCGAGCGCCTTGCCCGTCACCTTGTCCGCCAGCACCTCGTACATGGCCATGATCGGTTTCAAGGCCCAGGTGTGATAGGCGAAGGAATAGGCGCGACCGACGATGCCCGATGCCGTTTCCACGTCGACCAGCACCAGAGGGGCCTCCGACACGGCCCCGCCCGCCGTCGCCAGCGGCCGGCGCATGGGCACGACCACGGGCCGGGCGGTCAGGCGTGCGATGGTCTCGGTCATTGGTCGGTCTCCTGAAAACGATCAAGGCGCAGGCGATGGCGCGGATCGGTGATACGCCAGACGGCGGCATAGATCGCCAGGGTGGCGCCGATGCCGGTCGCCCCGCCGATCAGGAACATGACCAGCAATTGATACTTCACGGCCTCGACCGGGTCGGCGCCGGCCAAAATCTGGCCCGTCATCATGCCCGGCAAGGCCACCACCCCCGTCGCCGCCATGGAATTGATGGTCGGCATCAGGGCCGTCTTGAGGGCCCGGCGAACGAAGGGCCGAAGCGCCACCTCGCGCGGGAAGCCCAGGGCGATCTGCGCCTCGACCGCCCAACGTTCGCGCACGACCGTGTTGAACAAGGTGTTGAGACCCAGGCTGATCCCGGTCATCGCGTTGCCCAGGATCATGCCCAGGATGGGCACGGCATAACGCGCATCCCACCAGGGGTCGGGCTTGAGCTGCGTCGTCAGCGCCAGGCAGGTCACCGAAATGGCGGCGAAGGTCATGGTCGAGACGCCGATGCCGTAGGACCACCAGCCGGTCAGCTTGCGGTCCTGGCGGTTCATGATCTCGTAGCCGGCGAAGCCGACCATGATCGCCACCACGCCGAGCGTCAGCCAGGGCGACTGCTGCGCGAACAGCGCCTTCAGGACCAGGCCGACCAGCAGCAGCTGCACCGTCATGCGGAGCGCCGCGATGGCCAGGGAGCGGGTGATGCCGAGGCCGAGCCACAGGGAGATCCCGCCGTTGAGAACCAGCAGCAGGGCCGCCAGGGCGAGGTCGAGCGCCGACAGGGGAATGGCCTGGCTGGTCATGCGGACAGCCTGCCTTCCTTCATGGTCAACAGCCGCTTACCGAGCCGCGCCGCCTGTTCCTTGGCATGGGTCGCCAGAATGACGATGCCGCCGTCCATCAGGAAATCATGGATCACGCCTTCGACCAGGGCCGTCGCTTCCTGGTCCAAGGCTCCGGTGGGCTCGTCCATCAGCAGCACCCGGGGCCCGCGGTCGAAGGCCCGGGCGATGGCCAGGCGCTGGCGCTCGCCGGTCGACAGGCGCGACACGGGCCAGGTCAGGGCGTCGGCCTTGAAGCCCAGGCGTTGCAGCACGCCGGTGACCGCCTCCGGATCCTCGAAATGGTCGCCGACCCGGTCTTCCCACCAGCCCGATTCCGGGCCGACGTACATCACCTGGCGGCGCCACTCGGGCCCGGTCATGGACATCCGTTCGCGGCCGTCCAGGGTGATGTCGCCCTCCGCCGGGTCGAGGTCGGCAAGCGCCCGCAACATCAGGCTTTTGCCCGAGCCGGACGGCCCCATGACGGCGATGCAGTCGCCCGCGTCCAGGTCCAGGTCGTCGACCTGCACCAGACGCGCGCGGAGATTTCGGATCGACAGCATGGGAGGGATATTAGGGGGCGGCCCGGAACGTGGCGACAGAATAATCGGCGCGGTTTATCTGGCGCCCGTCTCCCACAGGCCGCGGCGCTGGGCCTTGGCCTGCGCCTCGTGGCCGGTATAGCGTTCGGTCGCCAGGGCATCGGCCCGGGCAAAGCCGTGGGCGACCATGTACTGGCCGATGTCCTCGTCGCCGAGGAAGCATTGCGCCGAGATCACGCCGCCGAATTTGCTTTCCTTCTGCTCACAGCGGATCTCTCCCGTCTTCACTTTTTCCTGCAATTGCGCGGCGGCATACAGGCCGCAGCGGATCATCCGGCCCGACGGATGCGGGCACAACTGGTCCAGGCCGAACGCCGTGATGCCCCAAAGATCGACGATCTGGCCGTCGACGCATTTCGTGTGGCGGCGCGTGCCGCCGATCATCAGGGTGTCGCCGTCCATCACGCAGGCGCGCCCCTTCAGCCCCCCGTCGTCGCCGTCGGGCGAACAGGCGACCACCAGAAGCAACAGGCAACCTGTTACGGCCAAAGCATTTTTCATGGCGGACATATTACCAGAATCCGAAATAATCGGCGATATGACCGAAGGCCAGCCCCATCCGCGGGCGGAATTCCTTGACCTCGCCCACGTTAACCCCCAGATTCCCCCTGTTCCGACGGGGGGCCCCGATAGGGGGCTGAGATTCCGACGGCCGCGCCGTAGCCAAACTGGCGAAGGCGGGCAACGCGGTGACCCTTCGAACCTGATCCGGAGCAATGCCGGCGTAGGGAACGGAACCCCCAAAGGGGCTCTTCTATTTTTTCTCCCACGCGCCGTTATTCGCCGGACCGTTTGAGCGACCATTCGATAACGCGACCTTGGGAGTCCTGATCCATGAACGTCATCCGCAAACCCACCACCGGCGATGTCACCACCGGGCCGCTGCCCGCGTCGAACAAGATTTTCGTCGAAGGCACCCTGCCGGGGGTCCAGGTGCCCATGCGCGAAATCCACGTCCACGAAAGCGCCATGGAAGCGCCGACGGTGGTCTACGACACCTCGGGCCCCTACACGGACCCCAAGGCCTATATCGACATCGAGGCCGGCCTGCCCAAGGTCCGCCAGGAATGGATTTTGGCGCGCGGCGACACGGAACCCTATGACGGCCGCGACGTGAAGCCGGAAGACAACGGCAACGTGGACGACGACCACCTGGTCCCCGAATTTCCCGTGCGCAACGCGCCGCGCCGCGCCATCGGCGACACGCCGGTGACGCAGATCGCCTACGCCCGCCAGGGCATCATCACCCCGGAAATGGAATACATCGCGATCCGCGAGAACATGCTGCGCGAACGCCTGCCGGCGGACGTCCTGCGCAAGGCCAAGGACGGGGCGGAAAGCTTCGGCGCCTCGATCCCCGATTTCATGACCGCCGAATTCGTGCGCGACGAGATCGCCCGCGGCCGCGCCATCATCCCCAACAACATCAACCACCCGGAAACGGAGCCGATGATCATCGGCCGGAACTTCCTGGTTAAGATCAACGCCAACATCGGCAACTCGGCCGTGACGTCGTCGGTCGCGGAAGAAGTGGACAAGATGGTGTGGGCCATCCGCTGGGGTGCCGACACGGTCATGGACCTGTCGACCGGCCGCAACATCCACAATATCCGCGAATGGATCATCCGCAACTCGCCCGTGCCGATCGGCACCGTGCCGATCTATCAGGCGCTGGAAAAGGTCGACCGGGCCGAGGACCTGACCTGGGAAATCTACCGCGACACCCTGATCGAACAGTGCGAACAGGGCGTCGACTATTTCACCATCCACGCCGGCATCCGCCTGCGTCACATCCACCTGACCGCCGACCGGGTCACGGGCATCGTCTCGCGGGGTGGCTCGATCATCGCCCAGTGGTGCCTGGCCCATCACAAGGAATCGTTCCTCTACGACCATTTCGAGGACATCTGCGACATCATGCGGGCCTACGACGTCACCTTCTCCCTCGGTGACGGCTTCCGCCCCGGCTCCTCCGCCGACGCCAACGACGCGGCCCAGTTCGCCGAACTGGAAACGCTGGGCGAGCTGACCCAGGTCGCCTGGAAGAAGGACTGCCAGGTGATGATCGAAGGCCCCGGCCACGTGCCGATGCACAAGATCAAGATGAACATGGAAAAGCAGCTGAAGGTCTGCGGCGAGGCCCCGTTCTATACCCTGGGGCCGCTGGTCACCGACATCGCCCCCGGCTACGACCACATCACGTCGGGCATCGGGGCGGCCATGATCGGCTGGTTCGGCACGGCCATGCTGTGCTACGTGACGCCGAAGGAGCACCTCGGCCTGCCCGACCGCAACGACGTGAAGGAAGGCGTGATCA
This window harbors:
- a CDS encoding TerB family tellurite resistance protein, whose amino-acid sequence is MAGVLDTLTDLYREQMARHQNRPFLEAVMSAAALVCAADGQVTFPERMRLDQIVEAIKQLQVFDPHEAVDLFNDYTADIQDDPKTGREAAFRRIEPVADNPETASLILRVCMGILEVEGEDNLTEQIEVVSLCSRLGIDPKDLGLYVDDLPHIPDEKA
- a CDS encoding D-2-hydroxyacid dehydrogenase; amino-acid sequence: MTDTIVFLDHGSLAPGTTLRAPGFPHQWVDHDETRPGAVADRIKDAAIVVTNKVKVGAADMDAAPGLKLIAVCATGTDIIDLAAAKARGITVCNVRGYAEHSVPEHAFGLILTLRRQIIGYLADVKAGKWQDAGTFTFFTHELRDLYGTRLAVVGRGSLGQGVATIAKGFGMEIVFVGRKGVAAPEAPLIPWDEAIETADVLTLHCPLTPETRGMIGLDEFKRMKRTALVINTARGGLIDEDALVRALTDGLIAGAGMDVVSSEPPPADHPFMALVGRPDFILTPHTAWAGNTARAAMAEQLIQNIENFKKGSPTNVV
- a CDS encoding DUF4126 domain-containing protein is translated as MEPLTALAVALGSAWGSGLNLYATVLVLGGLDAFGVISLPDSMAVLSSTWVLAAAALLYFIEFFADKIPGLDSIWDLIHTFIRIPAGALMAAGAVGGLDFMNDELQTVAALLGGGMIAAGTHAAKAGARAVINTSPEPFSNWGMSLFEDVLVFGGLALALFNPVAFLIGLGLFALLVIWLVPKIWRGIARFFGGYKDPESLRHPKESMAGMGSAGFSGGPGDWAPPDGSGPGDAPTAGTTDIAKRPGTDPAP
- a CDS encoding RsmB/NOP family class I SAM-dependent RNA methyltransferase, with product MTPGARVQACIELLAQIAAEAQDASAVIDAYFRTRRYAGSGDRRTVTHRVYENLRHRARLDWWIQRTGVALDSTPRTRVLAQMAVYERVSPDELARQFSGTRHCPPTLNNREQELAESLYGRPPMHIDMPDWVRLEYPSWMGPSLRAIFGPRLEMELQALSQTAPVDLRVNTLKATREQVQAALTGDGIEVEPTPLSPLGLRLQSRARLGGTHAFKHGLFEVQDEGSQLIALLAGVRPGMTVIDYCAGAGGKTLAMAAALGPAARSEAEAGAPRGRLIACDVSRYRMDRMAPRLKRAGADMVRRQVVAARDDSWVKANHEMADRVLADVPCTGTGAWRRNLDAKWRFRPDDLEHLIEMQRLIMVQAASLVAPKGRLIYATCSLLREENEEQIDWFMAEVPGFRVLPLAEVWTETVGGPLPNEGDFLRLSPASTGTDGFFCAVLGKSA
- a CDS encoding TauD/TfdA family dioxygenase, translated to MPTTTNDNLQPAQGASCWTGPQLAGSRSWIVEMSDADRTAVMGALDASAGCDPLTMTADDFPVGAFAENLADLRREAAFGTGFFLLRTGLGNLDEEQARRMIWGMGQYLGIPQIQDARRTLLHDVRDTGANLQKQADVRTYQTNEAQPFHNDGGDIFALLCRRQSTGGGKSLIVSAHTVFNEILRRRPDLAKVLTEPFYFDARGQALPGRPWYQALPIFQFHGGHWFVMYKRHYIELAQRSDEIPRLTDAQIEAMDLLDALCDDPAFHLSFEMSPGDLVVGNNFTTLHARTAFTDPDPASGEKRHMLRLWLGIEDGLALPPAFAETREFGPLFETTHRIAI
- a CDS encoding MotA/TolQ/ExbB proton channel family protein — its product is MTAPPMQGSGLTVLYRYLLVAHFLLVNVIALGFVGAAYLQGWLDPIIDAPLLELTGVICAVFAYGTALAAWKVWQTSRQTVEVEDGRLSAGSPAVAYMAALAADDDREADRAAQILRLTLSNRIVVVRHIANSLVLLGLIGTVIGFIIALSGVDPTAASDANKVGAMVATLISGMSVALNTTLVGSILYVWLIVNHRILTTGTVRLLTAALQAPLPAAATRRRAAE
- a CDS encoding alpha/beta hydrolase; amino-acid sequence: MDHAALAQDVAALAAKAQRLETPGPNGPAVWHRWEGGGPTLVLLHGGWGSWTHWYRSIPLLTPHFTLLAPDTPGFGDSGAPPKPTAPDDIADILVAGLDQLVPAGETFHLAGFSFGGLIGSVVASKTPGRCRSFVMVGASGFGVLHAPPQGTALAEDGMTDDEIDELQRRNLQILMMRDPANIDDLAVHIHRRNLERGRIRSRPISLTDRLLRALPDIKASMAGIWGEYDITVMGQEGLDKRREIIRSFQPEAPFHVIKGAGHWVMYEAAEEFADTLTGTLKTLAPY